A part of Falco naumanni isolate bFalNau1 unplaced genomic scaffold, bFalNau1.pat scaffold_366_arrow_pat_ctg1, whole genome shotgun sequence genomic DNA contains:
- the LETMD1 gene encoding LETM1 domain-containing protein 1 isoform X1, producing MALSRAGCCRVLWRLGPGPGPAAGFSRARRPLELPLPPRWAPRSLVCRLSTKAGSRSILTTLASKAKLVSGRYERFLERTFPRFYVLYTTFTKGIQALFLEVKEIRKIKSKMSHQRLSVQQLPYREMERLRQFRRDVIKAIPIGIIAIPPFANFLVIVLMYFFPRQLLIRYFWTPRQQVEFLDAYDAVRRGSYPHVLTSLALAARSLPEPQLREGLQELCAEVQRGRQPRVAQLYALRSLFAGSPLALSKLRVSHVKALSQVLFLTPHLPAFFLRHRLRSHVLEIRHLDRAMLRLGVGQLSEEELRAACYLRGLNSTHLGVPECRAWLEQWLGLSCKLQASEASLLANSMVLLSLNYVRAKE from the exons ATGGCGCTGTCCAGGGCCGGCTGCTGCCGGGTGTTATGGCGCCTCGGGCCCGGGcctggccccgccgccggctTCAGCCGCGCCCGGCGGCCGCTGGAGCTGCCCCTCCCGCCACGGTGGGCGCCGAG GTCCCTCGTGTGCCGCCTGTCCACAAAAGCCGGCTCCCGGTCCATCCTCACCACCCTGGCATCGAAAGCAAAGCTGGTCAGCGGGAGGTACGAGAGGTTCTTGGAAAGGACCTTCCCCCGTTTCTACGTGCTGTACACGACGTTCACGAAAG GAATCCAAGCGCTTTTCctggaagtaaaagaaatcagaaaaatcaaatcaaaaatGTCCCATCAGAGACTGAGCGTTCAGCAGCTTCCCTACCGGGAGATGGAGAGGCTGCGGCAG TTCCGCAGGGATGTGATCAAGGCCATTCCCATCGGAATTATTGCCATCCCGCCCTTCGCCAACTTCTTGGTCATCGTCCTGAT gTATTTCTTCCCGCGCCAGCTCCTGATCCGCTACTTCTGGACCCCGCGCCAGCAGGTCGAGTTCCTGGACGCCTACGACGCCGTCCGGCGCGGCTCGTACCCGCACGTGCTGACCAGCTTAGCCCTGGCGGCACGTTCCCTGCCGGAGCCGCAGCTACGGGAAGGCCTGCAGGAGCTCTGCGCCGAG GTGCAGCGAGGCCGACAGCCGCGCGTGGCCCAGCTTTACGCCCTGAGAAGTTTGTTTGCGGGGTCTCCGCTGGCTCTGAGCAAGCTCCGCGTGTCCCACGTG AAAGCCCTGAGCCAGGTCCTGTTCCTGACCCCTCACTTGCCGGCCTTTTTCCTGAGGCATCGCCTGCGGAGCCACGTCCTGGAGATCCGGCACCTGGACCGTGCCATGCTGCGCCTGGGCGTGGGGCAGCTGTCCGAGGAGGAGCTGAGAGCG gcttGTTACCTCCGTGGCTTGAACTCCACGCATCTCGGCGTGCCAGAGTGCAGAGCGTGGCTGGAGCAGTGGCTGGGGCTCTCCTGCAAGCTGCAAG cttctgAAGCTTCCCTGCTGGCGAACAGCATGGTCCTGCTGTCCCTCAACTACGTCAGGGCCAAGGAGTGA
- the LETMD1 gene encoding LETM1 domain-containing protein 1 isoform X2 encodes MALSRAGCCRVLWRLGPGPGPAAGFSRARRPLELPLPPRWAPRSLVCRLSTKAGSRSILTTLASKAKLVSGRYERFLERTFPRFYVLYTTFTKGIQALFLEVKEIRKIKSKMSHQRLSVQQLPYREMERLRQAVPQGCDQGHSHRNYCHPALRQLLGHRPDVFLPAPAPDPLLLDPAPAGRVPGRLRRRPARLVPARADQLSPGGTFPAGAAATGRPAGALRRGAARPTAARGPALRPEKFVCGVSAGSEQAPRVPRESPEPGPVPDPSLAGLFPEASPAEPRPGDPAPGPCHAAPGRGAAVRGGAESGLLPPWLELHASRRARVQSVAGAVAGALLQAASF; translated from the exons ATGGCGCTGTCCAGGGCCGGCTGCTGCCGGGTGTTATGGCGCCTCGGGCCCGGGcctggccccgccgccggctTCAGCCGCGCCCGGCGGCCGCTGGAGCTGCCCCTCCCGCCACGGTGGGCGCCGAG GTCCCTCGTGTGCCGCCTGTCCACAAAAGCCGGCTCCCGGTCCATCCTCACCACCCTGGCATCGAAAGCAAAGCTGGTCAGCGGGAGGTACGAGAGGTTCTTGGAAAGGACCTTCCCCCGTTTCTACGTGCTGTACACGACGTTCACGAAAG GAATCCAAGCGCTTTTCctggaagtaaaagaaatcagaaaaatcaaatcaaaaatGTCCCATCAGAGACTGAGCGTTCAGCAGCTTCCCTACCGGGAGATGGAGAGGCTGCGGCAG GCAGTTCCGCAGGGATGTGATCAAGGCCATTCCCATCGGAATTATTGCCATCCCGCCCTTCGCCAACTTCTTGGTCATCGTCCTGAT gTATTTCTTCCCGCGCCAGCTCCTGATCCGCTACTTCTGGACCCCGCGCCAGCAGGTCGAGTTCCTGGACGCCTACGACGCCGTCCGGCGCGGCTCGTACCCGCACGTGCTGACCAGCTTAGCCCTGGCGGCACGTTCCCTGCCGGAGCCGCAGCTACGGGAAGGCCTGCAGGAGCTCTGCGCCGAG GTGCAGCGAGGCCGACAGCCGCGCGTGGCCCAGCTTTACGCCCTGAGAAGTTTGTTTGCGGGGTCTCCGCTGGCTCTGAGCAAGCTCCGCGTGTCCCACGTG AAAGCCCTGAGCCAGGTCCTGTTCCTGACCCCTCACTTGCCGGCCTTTTTCCTGAGGCATCGCCTGCGGAGCCACGTCCTGGAGATCCGGCACCTGGACCGTGCCATGCTGCGCCTGGGCGTGGGGCAGCTGTCCGAGGAGGAGCTGAGAGCG gcttGTTACCTCCGTGGCTTGAACTCCACGCATCTCGGCGTGCCAGAGTGCAGAGCGTGGCTGGAGCAGTGGCTGGGGCTCTCCTGCAAGCTGCAAG cttctgA